In Cuculus canorus isolate bCucCan1 chromosome 8, bCucCan1.pri, whole genome shotgun sequence, a single genomic region encodes these proteins:
- the ORC1 gene encoding origin recognition complex subunit 1 yields MNAWPQNKLIYSWYGKPTNSDRRLRTFQYKGILIKSERSRREICIQLGDFILVEGENADQNFVAQLLELYEDGAQRKRAVVQWFANLTEIPQNKQKLLKTKVHPHEVFFDQVSGYDTDIAVETIIKTVTVIPLHLGEQPPISLNKEEIFYVKRSWDGKCFKALSPRTFSKLKEANKKGDGILNSSDSFIPSDTISPLKKEIDRVVRSATKEKNVELQMESKHSASKASVAKERHSQRMANGLKTPTARKKLQLNSPTKSPKSKLLGCEVLELLDDDHDTLAPLEPSATKRKVKFTGLLGSPSKISCVNGKSTFDAAEQFQGYGETIRLSPYKKGKDSSEKAKNLDMKVDAISLIGHQEPDAQSLVLTPRSRRTCTQKTSARIAEQISILNALELNQEDFLSGSESSYSSSSEEEESDVPCTPEKKIKSNRTFSTPKSSRKSSVQTPAKTPKKTPLPGTPKTPRNATPEIPRRHCAAQKPVSILEEARLRLHVSATPESLPCREEEFQDIFNFVESKLIDGTGGCMYISGVPGTGKTATVHEVIRRLQQAAEDDDLPPFQFVEVNGMKLTEPHQAYVQILELLTGQKVTAAHAAVLLAKLFNAPGPKRKPTVLVVDELDLLWTRKQDVLYNLFDWPAQKQSKLIVLAIANTMDLPERVMMNRIASRLGLTRMSFQPYTYQQLQQIISSRLNSMKAFEEDAIQLVSRKVAALSGDARRCLDICRRATEICEFASQKRTSDIVGMAHITEAITEMFSSPYISAIRSASLHEQIFLKAILAAFRKAGVEEATVEQVYHHHIALCRLEGMSSPTVSQMMAICSRLGACRLLLMEASNNYIHMRVRLNISQDDVMYALKGD; encoded by the exons ATGAATGCCTGGCCACAGAACAAACTTATCTACTCCTGGTATGGAAAACCCACCAACTCAGACAGGAGGCTGAGGACTTTCCAGTACAA GGGAATCCTGATTAAatcagaaagaagcagaagagaaatctGTATACAACTTGGCGATTTTATTTTAGTGGAAGGGGAGAATGCAGATCAGAATTTTGTGGCACAACTCCTGGAGCTATATGAAGATG GCGCTCAGCGGAAACGTGCAGTTGTGCAGTGGTTTGCTAATCTCACAGAGATACCTCAGAATAAACAGAAACTGCTTAAAACAAAGGTTCATCCCCATGAAGTGTTTTTTGATCAAGTTTCTGGCTATGACACTGATATAGCTGTGGAGACCATTATTAAAACTGTCACG gtAATACCACTACATCTTGGAGAGCAACCACCTATTTCAttaaacaaggaagaaattttctatGTAAAACGGTCTTGGGATGGGAAGTGCTTTAAGGCTTTGTCTCCTCGCACATTCTCTAAGCTGAAAGAAGCCAATAAGAAAGGAGATGGCATCTTAAACTCTTCAGATTCATTTATTCCTTCGGACACAATTTCTCCCTTGAAAAAAGAGATAGACAGAGTTGTTCGAAgtgctacaaaagaaaaaaatgttgagttGCAGATGGAATCAAAACACTCTGCTTCCAAAGCCTCTGTCGCTAAAGAGAGACATTCCCAAAGAATGGCTAATGGTCTCAAAACTCCAACGGCAAGGAAGAAGCTACAGTTAAACA GTCCCACAAAATCTCCTAAAAGCAAGCTGTTGGGATGTGAAGTTTTGGAACTTTTGGATGATGACCATGATACTTTAGCGCCGTTAGAGCCATCagctacaaaaagaaaagtaaaattcacTGGCCTTTTAGGCTCACCATCAAAAATAAGCTGCGTTAATGGTAAATCAACGTTTGATGCTGCAGAACAGTTCCAGGGATATGGTGAAACAATACGATTATCTCCCTATAAGAAGGGCAAAGACTCCAGTGAGAAAGCCAAGAATCTTGATATGAAGGTTGACGCTATATC TTTAATTGGACACCAGGAACCGGATGCTCAGAGCCTTGTGTTGACCCCTCGTTCTCGTAGAACATGTACGCAGAAGACAAGCGCTCGCATTGCAGAGCAAATCAG CATATTAAATGCACTAGAATTGAATCAAGAGGATTTTCTGTCTGGCTCAGAGAGCTCTTACTCCTCAAGtagtgaggaagaggagagtgatGTGCCTTGtacaccagaaaagaaaattaaatcaaacagaacattcagcaccccaaaatcttcAAGGAAGTCTTCAGTTCAAACTCCTGCTAAGACCCCAAAGAAAACG CCTTTACCAGGAACACCCAAAACACCCCGCAATGCAACTCCTGAAATTCCCAGGCGCCACTGTGCAGCACAGAAACCAGTCAGTATACTAGAAGAAGCCAGATTAAG gctGCATGTTTCTGCTACCCCAGAATCTCTGCCTTGTCGTGAGGAAGAATTCCAGGATATCTTTAACTTTGTGGAAAGCAAACTTATTGATGGCACAGGAGG GTGCATGTACATTTCTGGAGTGCCTGGAACAGGTAAAACAGCAACAGTTCATGAAGTAATTCGCCGTCTCCAGCAAGCTGCAGAAGATGATGACCTACCGCCATTCCAGTTTGTAGAAGTTAATGGCATGAAGCTAACTGAACCTCACCAGGCTTATGTGCAAATACTGGAG TTGCTAACAGGTCAGAAGGTGACAGCAGCCCATGCTGCAGTACTGTTGGCAAAACTGTTCAACGCACCTGGACCAAAGAGGAAGCCCACAGTGCTGGTAGTGGATGAG cttGATCTTCTGTGGACGCGGAAACAGGATGTGCTGTACAATTTATTTGACTGGCCAGCTCAAAAGCAGTCGAAGTTGATAGTCTTGGCCATTGCTAACACCATGGACTTGCCAGAGAGAGTAATGATGAACAGAATAGCCAGCAGGCTG GGCCTCACCAGAATGTCCTTTCAGCCCTACACCTACCAACAGTTACAGCAAATTATTTCATCCAGACTGAACAGCATGAAGGCATTTGAAGAGGATGCAATTCAGCTGGTTTCCAGAAAG GTAGCAGCACTGTCTGGTGATGCAAGGCGTTGCCTTGATATCTGCAGAAGGGCCACTGAGATCTGTGAGTTTGCTAGCCAAAAGAGAACCTCTGACATAGTCGGGATGGCCCACATAACAGAAGCcataactgaaatgttttcatcacCATATATAAGTGCAATCAG GAGTGCATCTTTGCATGAACAAAtctttttgaaagcaattttagCAGCATTTCGCAAGGCAGGAGTTGAGGAGGCAACAGTTGAACAG
- the PRPF38A gene encoding pre-mRNA-splicing factor 38A, with product MANRTVKDAHSIHGTNPQYLVEKIIRTRIYESKYWKEECFGLTAELVVDKAMELKYVGGVYGGNIKPTPFLCLTLKMLQIQPEKDIIVEFIKNEDFKYVRMLGALYMRLTGTAIDCYKYLEPLYNDYRKIKSQNRNGEFELMHVDEFIDELLHEERVCDIILPRLQKRYVLEEAEQLEPRVSALEEDMDDVESSEEEEEEDEKLERAPSPDHRRRGYRDLDKPRRSPVVRYRRSRSRSPRRRSRSPKRRSPSPRRERHRSKSPRRHRSRSRERRHRSRSKSPGHHRSHRHRSHSKSPERSKKSHKKSRRGNE from the exons ATGGCGAACCGAACCGTGAAGGACGCGCACAGCATCCACGGGACCAATCCGCAGTACCTGGTGGAGAAGATCATCCGCACCCGCATCTACGAATCCAAGTACTGGAAGGAGGAGTGCTTCGGCCTGACGG CTGAGTTGGTGGTGGACAAGGCCATGGAGCTCAAGTACGTGGGCGGTGTCTACGGCGGGAACATTAAGCCTACACCCTTCTTGTGCTTGACGCTGAAGATGCTACAGATCCAGCCCGAAAAGGACATCATCGTGGAGTTCATCAAAAACGAAGACTTCAA GTATGTCCGTATGCTTGGTGCATTGTATATGAGATTGACAGGCACTGCCATTGACTGCTACAAGTACCTTGAACCACTGTACAACGACTATcgaaaaataaaaagtcagaaCAGAAATGGGG AGTTTGAACTGATGCATGTGGATGAATTTATTGATGAGCTACTCCATGAGGAACGTGTATGCGATATCATTCTGCCTCGATTACAG AAACGCTATGTTCTGGAAGAAGCTGAGCAACTTGAGCCTCGCGTTAGTGCTTTGGAAGAAGACATGGATGATGTAGAATCtagtgaggaggaggaagaggaagatgaaaag CTGGAGCGAGCACCCTCTCCTGACCACCGCAGAAGAGGCTACAGAGACCTTGATAAACCTCGCCGATCTCCAGTTGTGCGGTACAGGCGGAGCCGAAGCCGGTCTCCTAGAAG GCGAAGCCGCTCTCCAAAGAGAAGAAG TCCATCACCACGCCGGGAGAGGCATCGCAGCAAAAGCCCAAGACGACACCGGAGCAGATCCAGGGAGAGGCGCCACAGATCCCGATCTAAATCTCCAG GGCATCATCGCAGTCACAGACACAGAAGTCATTCCAAATCACCTGAAAG gtcTAAGAAAAGTCACAAGAAGAGTCGTCG